The sequence GCGTTTGGTATAGTATTGATTTTTAGAACCGTGGGTGTTTTAAACTTTGCTCACGGTAATTCTGGTATGTTGGGAACCTATATGGGATTGACTTTTTATTTAATGACTAATAATTTGATTTTATCGTTATTAATTGGTGTAATATTTGGTTTTTTTGTAGGTTTAGTCATAGAAAGATTCTTGATGAGACCTATAAAACAATTATCTCACGGAGCTATGTTAATGGTTACTCTGGGACTTTTAATGGTAATTGAAGGTTTAGTAATGCTCATTTGGGGAACAGATTATTTCACCTTTCCAGAAATTGCATCGGGAACACCGTTTATTTTCTTTTTAGAAAATGGCGTTATTGTTCTTCCAAAAAACGACATATTTATTACTATCATTTCAGTTTCGATAATGCTTTTTTTGGCCATTTTTTTGAAATTTACAAAACTAGGCATAGCTATAAGGGCTCGATCACAAGATGAGGTGGGGGCTTTAACTACAGGTGTTGATATAAACAAAGTAGATGCAATTGTTTGGGGGATAGGAATTGCAACCGTTAGTTTGGTAGGTATGTTAGCAGCTCCTAAAACCTATATTCATCCAAATATGATGATAAATTTACAATTATACGGAGTAACTGCGGGTGTTCTTGGAGGTTTCTCAAGTTTATTTGGAGCTATTGTTGGAGGGCTTTTATTGGGAATAATTGAAAAACTTGTAGGTGTCTACATTTCCCCAGATTATCAATTATCTATCATTCTTATTCTGATAATTATTGTTTTGATAGTAAAACCATCAGGATTATTTGGTAATGAAGACAAGGGGAGAGTGTAAGAATGAAGACTGCTATTTATACATTAATAATAGGTGTAATTTTAGGATTGATTTTTATTCCCCAATCTTTTATGCTATTAGTATTTTCCAATATTATAATTATGGCTATCGCAGCCTTGGGTTTGAATGTAATCTTCGGATATACAGGACAAATATCTATAGGCCACGCTGCTTTTATGGCTATTGGCGCTTATACTTCAGCTTTTTTAACCTCAGCTTTCAATGTACCGATATTATTAAACTTTATCTTAGCCATGGTTTTTTCCGCTTTTTTTGGAATTGTTATTGCTTTACCTGCTTTAAGATTGAAGGGGTTTTATTTAGCTATTGCAACTATGGCATTTGGGATTGCTATTCAAGAAATCATTGCCTCATTATCAATTCTTGGTGGAAGAACTGGTATGAGAAATATTCCTCCAATAGTTGAATCTGAATTTGGAAAATTTATCATTA comes from Petrotoga sp. 9PW.55.5.1 and encodes:
- a CDS encoding branched-chain amino acid ABC transporter permease, with the translated sequence MQILQSIISGIPQGALYGLTAFGIVLIFRTVGVLNFAHGNSGMLGTYMGLTFYLMTNNLILSLLIGVIFGFFVGLVIERFLMRPIKQLSHGAMLMVTLGLLMVIEGLVMLIWGTDYFTFPEIASGTPFIFFLENGVIVLPKNDIFITIISVSIMLFLAIFLKFTKLGIAIRARSQDEVGALTTGVDINKVDAIVWGIGIATVSLVGMLAAPKTYIHPNMMINLQLYGVTAGVLGGFSSLFGAIVGGLLLGIIEKLVGVYISPDYQLSIILILIIIVLIVKPSGLFGNEDKGRV